Proteins found in one Dermacentor silvarum isolate Dsil-2018 chromosome 8, BIME_Dsil_1.4, whole genome shotgun sequence genomic segment:
- the LOC119462595 gene encoding uncharacterized protein LOC119462595 — protein sequence MAQPAASNTIQEVTEAIISVSARRKLVDFSLTPAAKDEAKAAFARRGAIPGVLACVDGTLIAVMKPEGLSPADTASFMSRKGYYALNVIVVCNSELCILVVDLRLPDSGHDSWMWQHNPLCTRLAAQLQPGESLLGGQLRLVPGSAPSPVCPPEPLPSSLPRWRAGWWIVRSFAAPEMNNCGGNCSYELLITRNQLIAGSCCCQELQRAQQLPTSLAVATVVSILLTHHISYGNAIQNYPLTQTFIPPIYPFLRVADRRNYPSRPTIPWGLHRPNAEACLGAHYN from the exons ATGGCGCAGCCGGCCGCGAGCAACACCATCCAGGAGGTGACGGAGGCCATCATTTCCGTGTCTGCCCGGAGAAAGTTGGTGGACTTTTCATTGACACCGGCTGCCAAGGATGAGGCAAAGgcggcgtttgcgcgacgcggtgcCATTCCAGGCGTGCTAGCGTGCGTCGACGGCACGTTGATCGCCGTTATGAAGCCAGAGGGACTCAGCCCGGCCGACACGGCGAGCTTCATGTCGAGAAAGGGTTATTACGCCCTCAACGTCATAGTC GTGTGCAACTCGGAACTTTGCATCCTTGTTGTGGACCTCCGGCTCCCTGATTCGGGCCATGACTCTTGGATGTGGCAGCATAATCCACTGTGTACGCGCCTCGCCGCACAACTGCAGCCTGGCGAGTCTCTGCTTG GTGGCCAGCTACGACTAGTGCCAGGGAGCGCACCTTCTCCAGTATGCCCTCCTGAGCCGCTGCCATCCTCTCTGCCGCGATGGCGAGCCGGGTGGTGGATTGTTCGATCCTTCGCAGCACCTGAAATGAATAATTGTGGTGGGAATTGTTCATatgagttgctgattactcgcaaccagctcatcgctggaagctgttgttgtcaagaattgcaacgtgcacaacaattgcccacctccctcgctgtagccactgtagTGTCTATCCTcctaacacatcacatatcctatggcaatgccatccaaaactacccccttacccaaaccttcatccctcccatctaccccttcctccgagtggctgaccgccgcaactacccttcacgaccaacgattccttgggGACTTCATCGGCCTAATGCTGAAGCatgcc TTGGAGCCCATTACAACTGA